A segment of the Desulfitobacterium dehalogenans ATCC 51507 genome:
TGGTATGGCAACCGCCAACGCTCTAGCCGGGGTAAAAGCGGGGGCCAGCCATATTGGGGTAACTGTCAACGGTTTGGGAGAGCGGGCCGGCAATGCAGCCCTAGAGGAAGTTGTCATGGCGCTGAAGTATTTGGCAGGAGTCGATCTGAAGTTTGCCACAGGGCGTTTTGTAGAGGTCTCAGAATTTGTGGCGAGAGCATCAGGACGTTCTGTTCCTGCTTGGAAGGCCATCGTGGGCAGTAACATGTTTGCTCATGAGTCAGGGATCCACGCGGATGGAGCGTTGAAGAACCCCCTCACCTACGAAGTGTTTAAACCGGAGGAAGTAGGCTTAGAGCGTCAGATTGTTATTGGTAAACACTCGGGAACTGCCGCCATCAAAGCTAAGTTCCGGAATGAATACGGTAAAGAGATTACGGATGAAGAAGCCGATGAGCTTCTTGCCCGGGTAAGAGCTTTTGCTGTGGATATGAAGCGCTCCCTCTTTGATAAGGAGCTTATGTATATTTACGAAGATTTGCTTAGGGAAAAAGGAGATCATTAACCTAACCCATAAGTAATTTTAATATAAGGAGGAAGCCATGACTAAAATTCAAATGAATGTCCCCTTGGTGGAGATGGACGGAGATGAAATGACCCGGATTATCTGGGACTATATCAAGGAAATCCTGCTTCATCCCTACATTGAATTGAAGACTGAGTATTATGATCTGGGACTGCAGAAACGGGACGAAACCGATGACCAGATCACCATTGATGCAGCTTTGGCCACCAAGAAATATGGGGTAGCGGTTAAATGTGCTACGATTACACCCAATGCACAGCGGGTGGAAGAATACAATCTAAAGCAAATGTGGAAGAGTCCCAACGGAACCATCCGGGCCCTTCTCGATGGAACGGTCTTTCGTGCTCCCGTTCTTGTGGAAGGCATCAAGCCCTTAGTCACCACTTGGAAGAAACCCATTACCATCGCTCGTCATGCCTATGGAGATATCTATAGAAATGTGGAGTATCGGGTAGGTGGTCCAGGCAAGGCTGAGCTTGTTTTCTCAGGTGAACATGGGGAAGAATCGCGTCAGACCATCTATGACTTTGAAGGTAAGGGAATCCTGATGGGAATGCATAACCTTGATCATTCCATTGAGAGTTTTGCCCGGGCTTGTTTTAATTACGCACTGGATGTCAATCAGGATCTTTGGTTTTCTACCAAAGACACCATCTCCAAGCAATACGATCATACCTTTAAGGATATCTTCCAGGAAATCTATGACAAGGAATATAAGGAACGCTTTGACGAGGCTCAATTGGAATATTTCTACACCCTCATTGACGATGCCGTCGCCCGAGTCATCCGCTCAGAAGGCGGGTACATCTGGGCTTGTAAGAATTATGATGGGGATGTGATGTCGGACATGGTGGCCACGGCCTTTGGAAGTCTGGCCATGATGACCTCCGTCCTGGTTTCCCCGGAGGGATATTTCGAATATGAAGCGGCCCATGGTACCGTCACTCGTCACTATTACAAGCATCTCCAAGGGGAAGAGACATCAACGAATCCCATCGCCACTATTTTTGCCTGGACGGGCGCCCTTAAAAAGCGTGGAGAGTTGGATGATTTGAAGGATTTGGTTGATTTTGCCAGACAATTAGAGGAAGCCTCCTTAAAGACCATAGAAGCTGGAATTATGACCAAAGATCTGGCACTGATCTCTGAGTTGCCCAATATAAAAACTGTAAACACAAAAAGTTTCCTCGAAGAGATTAAGAAAACTCTTGATACTATCCGCTCATAGGAAAAGAGGGAAGGTTCCCATATCTCACCGAGATATGGGGCCTTTCCCTTATCGCGGCTTATTTGAATCAGTATATGGTGCATAGGGAGGGAAACTTATGAAAAAGGAATATCGGTTTAAATACGGTGAAGGGTATCAGGAGTTTCTACTCAATCCGCAGAATGTCATCCAGGAGCTCCAGGCCAAAGATATTCAGCCTTTAGAGGATGTGGTGAAGGAAATCGAGAGGGTTCTCGATACTCCCATCGCCTCTCCGTCTTTCAATACCTTGTTTAAGGCAGGGGATCAGGTTACGATTGTCGTCAGTGATATCACACGTCTGGTAAAGCTTCATGAATATCTGCCCACGGTTGTGAATCGATTGAATACCTTAGGCATTCCGGATAAGGATATCCTTATCCTAACGGCTACCGGAACTCACCGGGGACAAACTCCTGAGGAGAAAAAGAAGATTGTCGGAGAGGAGGTGTATTCACGAATTGAGGTGGTGGATCATGACTGCGACCATTCCGAAATGGTACATGTGGGAACAACTCCTCGGGGCACGGAAGTGGTTGTCAACCGCTTCGTTGTGGACCGGAAGGTGATTCTCACCGGAGGAATTGTTCATCACCTGATGGCCGGCTTCGGCGGTGGGCGCAAGTCCATTCTTCCAGGGGTAGCAAGCCGGAAGACCATTGCTCAAAACCATTTGCATTCCTTGGATCCCAATGCAGAGCAGTCCAATCCATTGATCGGGGTAGGAGCACTTATCGATAACCCTTTGCATGAAGATATGGTCGATGCGACACGCTTTGTCAATCCTGAATTCCTCATTAATACCATTATCCATACGGATGGCCGGATTGCTAAATTTGTGGCCGGACACTGGCTAAAAGCTTGGGAAGAAGGCTGTACATGGGCTGATGAGAATTATGGAGTACCGATTGAGAAGAAGGCTGATCTCGTCATTGCCAGCTGTGGGGGTTTCCCTAAAGATATTTCTCTCTATCAGAGTACCAAAACCTTATTTAATGCGGCTCTTGCCGTCAAGCCCGGCGGTACGATTCTTATTCTGGCTGAGTGCCGGGAAGGGGCCGGCGCAGATGAGTTTTTCGGATGGAATGAGCCCCTTAAGGAAAAAGTCCTTGATCCAGAGCTGCGCAAGAACTTTACCATTCCTGGATATATCTTCTATGCCGCAGTGGAATCAGCCCGTA
Coding sequences within it:
- a CDS encoding NADP-dependent isocitrate dehydrogenase encodes the protein MTKIQMNVPLVEMDGDEMTRIIWDYIKEILLHPYIELKTEYYDLGLQKRDETDDQITIDAALATKKYGVAVKCATITPNAQRVEEYNLKQMWKSPNGTIRALLDGTVFRAPVLVEGIKPLVTTWKKPITIARHAYGDIYRNVEYRVGGPGKAELVFSGEHGEESRQTIYDFEGKGILMGMHNLDHSIESFARACFNYALDVNQDLWFSTKDTISKQYDHTFKDIFQEIYDKEYKERFDEAQLEYFYTLIDDAVARVIRSEGGYIWACKNYDGDVMSDMVATAFGSLAMMTSVLVSPEGYFEYEAAHGTVTRHYYKHLQGEETSTNPIATIFAWTGALKKRGELDDLKDLVDFARQLEEASLKTIEAGIMTKDLALISELPNIKTVNTKSFLEEIKKTLDTIRS
- the larA gene encoding nickel-dependent lactate racemase; amino-acid sequence: MKKEYRFKYGEGYQEFLLNPQNVIQELQAKDIQPLEDVVKEIERVLDTPIASPSFNTLFKAGDQVTIVVSDITRLVKLHEYLPTVVNRLNTLGIPDKDILILTATGTHRGQTPEEKKKIVGEEVYSRIEVVDHDCDHSEMVHVGTTPRGTEVVVNRFVVDRKVILTGGIVHHLMAGFGGGRKSILPGVASRKTIAQNHLHSLDPNAEQSNPLIGVGALIDNPLHEDMVDATRFVNPEFLINTIIHTDGRIAKFVAGHWLKAWEEGCTWADENYGVPIEKKADLVIASCGGFPKDISLYQSTKTLFNAALAVKPGGTILILAECREGAGADEFFGWNEPLKEKVLDPELRKNFTIPGYIFYAAVESARKAKVILYSEIEPKLVKPMGVIGVNSFQEAIQLAQIDQEKQDVILMPYGGATIPLYQKGN